The genomic stretch AACGACCTGGACACCGAGACGCTCACCAGCCTCGAGGGCGCGCTGCTGGAGTTCCCCGGCTGCGCCGTGGTGGTCAGCCACGACCGGTGGTTCCTCGACCGGGTGGCGACGCACATCCTGGCCTACGAGGGCGACTCGAAGTGGTTCTGGTTCGAGGGCAACTTCGACGACTACGAGAAGAACAAGGTCGAGCGGCTGGGCGCCGACGCGGCACGTCCGCACCGGGCCACCTACCGCAAGCTCACCCGCGACTGACGGGGACCGCCTCCAGCACGTCGACCGGCCGGTCGGGGCAGCAGCTCCGGCCGGCCGGCGGCGTCTGTCAGGCGGTCCCGAAGCGGGACACGAACCGGGCCTGACCGCGGGTCTCCACCGCGTGCCGCCGGTAGTGGCTGCGCACGTAGGCCACCGCCCGGGCCGCGGGCAGCCCGTCCAGCACGGCCAGGCAGGCCAGCGCCGTCCCGGTCCGGCCGGTGCCGCCGGCGCACGCCACCTCCACCCGCTCGGTGGCCGCCCGGTCCCACACCTCCAGCAGCGCGTGCCGCAGGTCGCCGGGGGCGGTGGGCAACCGGAAGTCCGGCCACCGCACCCAGCGGGTCTCCCACGGCACCGGGCACGGTGCGCGGCCCAGCAGGTAGACGCCGAAGACCGGTTCCGGGCCCGCCGGCAGCGTCTGCCGCAGCCCGCGGCCGCGCACCCGACGCCCCGAGGGCAGCACCAGCACACCGGGCTCGCTGTCGTCCCACGGGTCCATGACCGCACCGTAGGCCGGGCAGGCCGTGGCGGGAACGGGTCCGTGCTCGGCGCCGGTCGGTCATGAGGCAGGGTGACCGCCGTGAGGCACACCGTCGCCGTCCCGATGCGCTGGTCGGACATGGACGCTTACCAGCACGTCAACAACGTGGCCTTCCTCGGCTACTTCGAGACGGCTCGGGTCGACCTGTTCTTCGACCAGCCGACGCACGACGAGGAGACCGGGCTGCGTCGCGGGATCGTCGTCGCCAGCCACCAGATCGCCTACAAGCGCCCGGTGGTCTACAGCGCCGACCCGCTGCGGATCCAGATCTGGGTGTCCGGCGTGCGGGCCGCCTCCTTCACCTGCCACTACGAGCTGTTCGACCACGGCGAGCTCGCCGTCACCGGCAGCACGGTGCTGGTGCCCTTCGACTTCGCGATCAACCGCCCGCGCCGGCTCACGGCCGCGGAGAAGGTGTTCCTCGCCGCCCACCACGACGACTGACGCCGTCCCCGCGCCGGCCCCCGGCCGGCTTTCGGCGCCGGGACCCGGCCGGCTTTCGGCGCCGAAAGCTGGTGGGGCGGGTCAGTCGGGGAGGACGACGGTGCGGGGGACCGGACGGTCGGCGCCGGTCGGGGCTCCACGGCGGGCGGCCTCCGCGTCGTCCACGGCTCGGACGGCGGCGCCCCCGGTGACCTCACCGGCGCCGAACACCGCCGCGTTGATCCCGCCCCGGGAGGCCATCGCCCTGACCAGCCGCACGCCGGTCAGCCGCTCCAGGTGGGCGCACGGCGGGCACCGCTTGGTGCCGAACAGCAGCACGTCCCCGACCAGGAACCACCGCCCCACCAGCGCGGGCAGGTCGACGCCCCGGGTGACCAGGTTGCGCCGGGTCCAGCCGGGGGAGAGATCGACGCCGGCTTCGGCCGCCACCGCCGCGACGTCGTCGGCGTCGATCAGCGTGACCTGCTTCACCTGCAGCGGGTACCGCGCCCACGTGCCGCCACCCGCGGCGTAGCGGTCCCCGGCCAGCCCGACGCCGGGCACCGCGGGCACCGAGTCACGGCGCACCATCGGCGCCGCGGCCACCGGCGCCGTCCAGATCTCCCGCACCCGCCCGGTCCCGGACGCAGGACGCCCCGCGCCGGTGCCCGGGGTGGGCACCGGCGCGGGGCGGTCGGGGAACGGCTGGGTCAGCGGGTGCGGTCCGCCGCGAGCCAGGCGCCGCGGAACGCCAGCGCGGCGACGCCGGCCTTGACCACGCCACCGAGGATGAACGGGTAGAAGCCCGCCTCCAGGGCCTGGGACGCCGTCAGGCCGGCGCTGACCGCCAGCCACGGCACGCCCACGGCGAAGACCACGAGCTGACCGGCGGCGAACAGCGGCAGCGCCTGCCAGATCTTCCGGTCCGCGCCGCGGCGGGCGGCCAGCCCGATCAGGAACGCGGCCGGCAGGAAGCCCACGACGTACCCGCCGGTGGCGCCGAAGACGACGTCGAAGCCGCCGCTGGCCTCGGAGTAGAAGGGCAGCCCGACCAGCGCGCACAGAATGTACAGCGCCTGCACCGCGACGCCGCGGACCGGGCCGAGGGCGCCCGCGGTGAGCACGACGGCCAGCGTCTGGCCGGTGATCGGCACCGGGGACCCCGGGACCGGGACCGACACCTGCGCGAGCGCCGCGGTCAGCAGCACCCCCAGGGCGACGAGGACGGCGGTGCGGGCGCGGCTGGCCGGGACCAGGTCGGCGAGGACCAGCCGGCGGGACGGCAGCGCGGGCATCGAGGCGGTGGCCACGGGACCTCCTGGAGCGCAGGGAGGGGCGTGATCGCCCCCGATCGGGGAGTGAGTCTGCCCTACCGCCGGGGTG from Modestobacter roseus encodes the following:
- a CDS encoding acyl-CoA thioesterase; the encoded protein is MTAVRHTVAVPMRWSDMDAYQHVNNVAFLGYFETARVDLFFDQPTHDEETGLRRGIVVASHQIAYKRPVVYSADPLRIQIWVSGVRAASFTCHYELFDHGELAVTGSTVLVPFDFAINRPRRLTAAEKVFLAAHHDD
- a CDS encoding biotin transporter BioY, with the protein product MATASMPALPSRRLVLADLVPASRARTAVLVALGVLLTAALAQVSVPVPGSPVPITGQTLAVVLTAGALGPVRGVAVQALYILCALVGLPFYSEASGGFDVVFGATGGYVVGFLPAAFLIGLAARRGADRKIWQALPLFAAGQLVVFAVGVPWLAVSAGLTASQALEAGFYPFILGGVVKAGVAALAFRGAWLAADRTR
- a CDS encoding MOSC domain-containing protein, with the translated sequence MREIWTAPVAAAPMVRRDSVPAVPGVGLAGDRYAAGGGTWARYPLQVKQVTLIDADDVAAVAAEAGVDLSPGWTRRNLVTRGVDLPALVGRWFLVGDVLLFGTKRCPPCAHLERLTGVRLVRAMASRGGINAAVFGAGEVTGGAAVRAVDDAEAARRGAPTGADRPVPRTVVLPD
- a CDS encoding protein-tyrosine phosphatase family protein; this translates as MDPWDDSEPGVLVLPSGRRVRGRGLRQTLPAGPEPVFGVYLLGRAPCPVPWETRWVRWPDFRLPTAPGDLRHALLEVWDRAATERVEVACAGGTGRTGTALACLAVLDGLPAARAVAYVRSHYRRHAVETRGQARFVSRFGTA